From Brevibacillus marinus, a single genomic window includes:
- a CDS encoding ISLre2 family transposase codes for MRECNTEFPTMKELETLLFRKLQEQFAAGMARLLESLDECLMHQRDHSRYRLKDQREVQIDTIFGTVRFKRRLYQDRVKGRHVFLLDQMLAFDGREKLSPFLEEVATKFASQGPSYRDSANRLEALLGYRALSHEAIRDKLIARAEQEANVLPEATRRVAHVLFVEVDGLYTSLQRHHQRGMENRMAIVHEGWERNGSRVSLKYKRHYLHTTKGDFWEGFGDFLVRHYDMDENTWLVVNGDGAKWIGECESYFHRCIYTLDRFHVARELRRFLGHLPKAWQTVRQALAAFDSAALLAAVESVPEEKIREENRNEWRKYVAYLRQHRRHLIDYREVLREAGIDTTGMRPMGSAESQMRVMAKRTKRGGYSWSVRGVQAMLQAIIARQEGRRLGGQTKEEAFHLQPMIRVKDLLREVKEQAKGYINGVIRVLHGPYQSSPTGLALKALRG; via the coding sequence ATGCGTGAGTGTAACACGGAATTTCCGACAATGAAAGAGCTAGAAACCCTGTTATTTCGGAAGTTACAGGAACAATTTGCTGCAGGTATGGCTCGCTTGCTGGAATCACTGGACGAGTGTCTGATGCATCAACGGGATCATTCACGCTATCGGTTAAAGGACCAGCGAGAAGTCCAGATCGACACGATCTTTGGTACGGTTCGATTTAAACGGCGCTTGTATCAGGATCGCGTGAAGGGTCGACATGTGTTTTTGTTGGACCAGATGCTGGCCTTTGACGGGCGGGAGAAACTCAGCCCGTTTTTGGAAGAGGTAGCGACCAAGTTTGCCAGCCAAGGTCCCTCGTACCGGGACAGCGCCAACCGCCTGGAAGCGTTGCTGGGGTATCGGGCACTGAGCCATGAGGCAATCCGAGACAAATTGATCGCTCGAGCGGAGCAGGAGGCAAACGTGTTGCCGGAAGCGACCCGAAGGGTGGCCCACGTGCTGTTTGTGGAAGTGGATGGACTTTACACCTCGTTGCAGCGGCATCACCAGAGGGGAATGGAAAACCGAATGGCGATCGTGCATGAGGGATGGGAAAGGAATGGGAGCCGGGTGAGTCTGAAATACAAACGACATTACCTGCATACGACGAAGGGAGACTTCTGGGAAGGGTTTGGCGACTTTCTGGTTCGTCATTACGACATGGATGAAAACACGTGGCTGGTGGTCAATGGGGACGGAGCGAAATGGATCGGGGAATGCGAATCGTACTTTCACCGCTGTATTTACACACTGGATCGCTTTCATGTGGCACGAGAATTACGGCGTTTCCTGGGACACCTGCCCAAGGCGTGGCAGACGGTACGGCAGGCGTTGGCTGCGTTTGATTCGGCTGCATTGCTTGCGGCGGTAGAATCGGTACCGGAGGAAAAGATACGGGAAGAGAATCGGAACGAATGGCGAAAATACGTGGCGTATTTACGGCAACATCGAAGGCATCTGATCGACTATCGAGAGGTACTTCGTGAAGCTGGAATCGATACGACAGGCATGCGACCAATGGGAAGTGCAGAGTCGCAAATGCGGGTGATGGCCAAAAGGACGAAACGAGGGGGCTACAGTTGGAGTGTACGGGGGGTACAGGCGATGTTGCAAGCGATAATAGCTCGACAAGAGGGACGGCGGTTAGGAGGTCAGACGAAAGAGGAAGCGTTCCATTTGCAACCGATGATACGAGTGAAGGATTTGCTGCGGGAGGTCAAAGAACAAGCGAAAGGCTACATAAACGGAGTGATCCGCGTGTTGCACGGGCCATATCAAAGCAGCCCTACCGGGCTGGCATTAAAAGCCCTTCGCGGATGA
- a CDS encoding nitrilase-related carbon-nitrogen hydrolase — MNMQATVSQPFTVACVQFNPILKEREQNLQALLQAVQEAAENGARLIVTPEMATTGYHFASREAIAPYVDTIPGLTTQYFAEVCSRYHVYVVVGMPEVDSKTGLYYNAAALIGPHGYIGKYRKLHLWETEVHWSAWGDVGVPVFATELGKIAVNICMDAVFFESARLAALQGADILAFPTNSTAQTVFMLQTRAETNGLYIVSANRTNTELGYHMIGASAVWSPRGEKLAESAFLPTAKEDVNETTILYATIDPALYQNEAKARLGERRPELYKELMLYKAPWDFSKSSEPKKLTIAALQYEPAIGDKQANLGKIKQMVEQAAERALSQSLQLDLLVLPELSATGPLDGLSVEQCFELAEGSSGTSLSFMRQLARQHQVAIVFGFIEREDDRLYNTAVLIDPAGEIEGKYRQTHLRPEDRRWATAGETIRVFAAKSLGRVGLLIGYDALFPEAAGLLAVGRADLIAIPSCWSNPYFSEIAINPQIPAHAYPPASIANWAATAIGSQAYTVAATFTGTCRRIRGGSGIYPLDPLYGLDHPIVAASEQEAIVLARITTLHPEWWFNQEKLIATRRTEHYKQLVCHPFENT, encoded by the coding sequence ATGAACATGCAAGCAACCGTTTCGCAACCGTTTACCGTGGCGTGCGTGCAGTTTAATCCGATTCTCAAGGAACGAGAGCAAAATCTCCAGGCTCTCTTGCAGGCTGTGCAAGAAGCGGCAGAGAACGGGGCCCGCTTGATCGTCACCCCGGAAATGGCGACAACCGGTTATCATTTCGCCAGCCGGGAGGCGATTGCCCCTTATGTCGACACGATTCCCGGGCTCACCACGCAATACTTCGCGGAAGTGTGCAGCCGCTACCACGTCTACGTGGTCGTCGGAATGCCGGAGGTCGACTCCAAGACAGGACTCTATTATAACGCGGCGGCATTGATCGGACCGCACGGGTATATCGGGAAATACCGCAAACTTCACTTGTGGGAGACTGAAGTGCACTGGTCCGCCTGGGGTGATGTGGGCGTTCCCGTGTTCGCGACGGAACTGGGAAAAATCGCCGTCAACATCTGCATGGACGCGGTCTTCTTCGAGTCTGCCCGCCTGGCGGCTCTGCAAGGTGCAGATATTCTGGCCTTTCCCACGAATTCGACGGCGCAAACCGTGTTTATGCTGCAAACCAGAGCGGAAACGAATGGTCTGTATATCGTCAGTGCCAACCGCACCAACACCGAACTCGGTTACCACATGATTGGCGCAAGTGCCGTCTGGTCGCCACGCGGTGAAAAGCTGGCAGAATCCGCTTTCTTGCCGACGGCAAAGGAGGATGTCAACGAAACGACGATTCTCTACGCCACCATTGATCCGGCTCTCTACCAGAATGAAGCAAAGGCGCGCCTGGGGGAAAGAAGGCCGGAACTCTACAAAGAGTTAATGCTGTACAAGGCACCTTGGGATTTTTCCAAGAGCAGCGAACCAAAAAAGCTGACCATCGCCGCGCTCCAGTACGAGCCGGCCATCGGCGACAAACAGGCCAATCTCGGCAAAATCAAACAAATGGTAGAACAGGCGGCGGAGCGGGCGCTGTCTCAGTCGTTACAGCTGGACCTGCTCGTTCTGCCGGAACTGTCTGCCACCGGCCCGCTGGACGGTCTCTCTGTCGAGCAGTGCTTCGAATTAGCGGAAGGATCCAGTGGAACTTCCCTATCGTTCATGAGACAATTAGCTAGACAGCACCAGGTTGCGATCGTTTTCGGCTTCATCGAACGGGAAGACGATCGCCTTTACAATACGGCGGTGCTGATCGACCCGGCAGGAGAAATAGAGGGGAAGTACAGACAAACGCACCTGCGTCCGGAAGATCGACGCTGGGCCACTGCCGGCGAGACGATTCGCGTCTTTGCCGCCAAATCCCTCGGCAGAGTGGGCCTGTTGATCGGTTACGATGCTCTGTTTCCGGAAGCGGCGGGCCTGCTGGCCGTCGGCCGAGCCGATCTGATCGCGATCCCCTCCTGCTGGAGCAACCCATACTTCAGCGAAATCGCGATCAATCCGCAAATCCCGGCACACGCTTATCCGCCAGCTTCAATCGCCAATTGGGCCGCTACAGCCATTGGATCCCAGGCCTACACGGTTGCCGCCACTTTCACCGGAACCTGTCGGCGTATCCGCGGCGGCAGCGGAATCTATCCGCTCGATCCTCTTTACGGCTTGGATCACCCGATCGTCGCAGCTTCCGAGCAGGAAGCGATCGTCCTGGCCCGCATCACCACGCTTCACCCCGAGTGGTGGTTCAACCAGGAAAAGCTGATCGCGACGAGAAGAACGGAACATTACAAACAACTTGTTTGCCACCCTTTCGAGAACACATGA
- a CDS encoding pseudouridine synthase, with amino-acid sequence MKRERLDKVLANMGWGTRKEVKQLVKQGLVTVNGNAVADPGQHVIPEQDDIAVDGHPLAYRRWIYIMLNKPSGVISATEDNRHRTVVDLLPLEWANRVHPVGRLDIDTEGLLLLTNDGQLSHNLLSPKKKVEKEYYARIAGIVQPEHVRRFAEGITLDDGYVTLPAKLEILSAAAVSEVNVTITEGKFHQVKRMFAALGLKVVYLKRIRMGPLVLDETLVPGAYRELTDAELAALKGEDR; translated from the coding sequence ATGAAACGGGAACGCCTGGATAAAGTGCTGGCCAACATGGGCTGGGGAACGCGCAAGGAAGTGAAACAGCTGGTCAAGCAGGGGCTTGTCACCGTCAACGGCAACGCTGTCGCCGATCCCGGCCAGCACGTCATCCCGGAACAGGACGACATCGCCGTGGATGGGCATCCGCTCGCCTACCGGCGCTGGATCTATATCATGCTGAACAAACCGTCCGGTGTCATCTCCGCAACCGAAGACAACCGGCACCGCACGGTTGTGGACCTGCTGCCGCTGGAATGGGCGAACAGGGTGCATCCCGTCGGCCGCTTGGACATCGATACGGAAGGACTGCTGCTCTTGACCAACGACGGGCAGCTCTCGCACAATCTCCTCTCCCCGAAAAAGAAGGTAGAAAAAGAGTACTACGCCCGCATCGCCGGAATCGTGCAGCCTGAACATGTCCGCCGTTTTGCCGAAGGGATCACGCTGGACGACGGTTACGTGACCCTGCCGGCAAAGCTGGAGATTCTCTCCGCTGCCGCGGTATCGGAAGTAAATGTAACCATTACGGAAGGGAAGTTCCACCAGGTAAAGCGCATGTTTGCCGCGCTTGGGCTAAAGGTCGTCTATTTGAAACGAATTCGCATGGGTCCGCTTGTCCTCGATGAGACACTGGTTCCGGGCGCATACCGGGAACTGACCGACGCCGAGCTGGCCGCTTTAAAAGGAGAAGACAGGTAG
- the tadA gene encoding tRNA adenosine(34) deaminase TadA: MTVGQSRDEHFMREALAEARKAMECGEVPIGAVVVRDGEIVGRGYNLRETKKDPTLHAELIAIREASARLGGWRLIGCELYVTLEPCPMCAGAIVQARIERVVYGAADPKAGCAGTLMNLCDEPRFNHQLPVVAGVLAEECGQLLKEFFRRLRGKQE; this comes from the coding sequence TTGACAGTCGGACAATCACGTGACGAACATTTTATGCGGGAAGCCCTCGCGGAAGCCCGCAAAGCGATGGAGTGCGGCGAAGTGCCGATTGGCGCGGTGGTGGTGCGGGACGGGGAGATCGTCGGGCGAGGGTATAACCTGCGCGAGACGAAAAAAGATCCCACCCTGCACGCAGAGCTGATTGCGATTCGCGAGGCAAGCGCCCGCCTCGGCGGCTGGCGGCTGATCGGCTGTGAACTGTACGTGACCCTGGAGCCGTGTCCGATGTGTGCCGGGGCGATTGTGCAGGCCAGGATCGAACGGGTAGTGTACGGTGCGGCAGATCCCAAAGCGGGGTGCGCCGGCACGTTGATGAATTTGTGCGACGAACCGCGCTTTAACCACCAACTGCCGGTTGTGGCAGGCGTCCTTGCGGAAGAGTGCGGTCAGCTGTTAAAAGAGTTTTTTCGCCGCCTGCGCGGCAAGCAGGAATGA
- a CDS encoding ISNCY family transposase — MTREELKRVAVIDRLIQKTITTRQAADLLGLSTRQVYRLKNRMRKEGAEGLIHKNRGRKPKHALSDKQREAIMALYQSERYKGSNDHHFAELLREYEGIQVSPSTIRRIRKEAQLPAAKKRRPPQAHRPRERKAQAGMLIQIDASLHPWLEERAPSFALLAAIDDATGKVVGALFRPTEDLEGYFLVMKQVIREHGIPMAVYSDRHTIFRSPKESLTIEQELAGEQTSLSQFGQAMAELGITHSKARTPEAKGRIERLWQTFQDRLVIELRLRGINTLEEANAVLPELIAKHNQRFSVTPANEASVFAPVDESCNLDHVLCYREHRIVGKGETLSYAGKTYGIASGNRWEMIPPKTRVQVRKTLSGELFAWYKGQLFALREVAKAVQPVQAKEKASSTSSRRKPAANHPWRQAWVNNNTSSIAQKAAVSEQT, encoded by the coding sequence TTGACGAGAGAAGAACTGAAACGCGTAGCCGTAATCGATCGACTGATTCAGAAAACCATCACTACTCGCCAAGCCGCCGACCTGCTTGGGTTGAGCACTCGGCAGGTATATCGGCTGAAAAACAGAATGCGCAAGGAAGGAGCAGAAGGATTGATTCATAAAAATCGAGGGAGAAAACCCAAACACGCCCTCTCGGACAAGCAACGTGAAGCCATTATGGCGTTATACCAAAGCGAACGGTACAAAGGCAGCAACGACCATCATTTTGCCGAGTTATTGCGGGAATACGAGGGGATACAGGTAAGCCCCTCAACCATACGTCGTATTCGCAAAGAGGCTCAACTGCCTGCCGCCAAAAAACGCCGCCCTCCCCAAGCGCATCGGCCCCGGGAGCGGAAAGCACAAGCAGGTATGCTGATCCAAATAGATGCCTCGTTACACCCTTGGCTGGAGGAGCGTGCTCCCTCTTTCGCCCTTTTAGCTGCGATCGATGACGCAACAGGCAAGGTGGTGGGAGCCTTATTTCGCCCCACTGAGGATTTAGAAGGCTATTTTTTGGTGATGAAACAGGTGATCCGAGAGCACGGCATACCCATGGCGGTGTATTCGGATCGCCACACGATCTTTCGATCGCCGAAAGAGTCGCTCACGATCGAGCAGGAACTGGCAGGTGAGCAAACGTCCTTATCCCAATTTGGACAAGCAATGGCGGAACTGGGAATCACGCACAGCAAAGCGCGGACGCCGGAGGCAAAAGGACGAATTGAACGGTTGTGGCAGACGTTTCAAGACCGATTGGTCATTGAGTTACGTTTACGCGGGATCAACACACTGGAAGAGGCGAACGCTGTTCTTCCGGAGTTGATAGCTAAACACAACCAACGGTTTTCGGTGACTCCGGCGAACGAAGCGAGCGTGTTTGCCCCTGTTGATGAAAGCTGTAATCTCGACCATGTGTTATGCTACCGGGAGCATCGTATTGTCGGAAAGGGGGAGACGCTGTCGTACGCAGGCAAAACGTATGGGATTGCTTCCGGCAACCGATGGGAGATGATCCCTCCGAAAACGCGGGTACAAGTTCGAAAGACACTGTCTGGTGAATTGTTTGCCTGGTATAAAGGTCAACTTTTTGCTCTACGTGAGGTGGCCAAAGCGGTTCAGCCGGTGCAAGCAAAAGAAAAAGCGAGCTCAACGTCTTCACGTCGTAAGCCCGCTGCCAATCACCCATGGCGTCAAGCCTGGGTCAACAACAACACATCCAGTATAGCACAGAAGGCAGCGGTAAGCGAGCAAACGTAG